TGCGCCCCGTCACCGCGGGGGAGCTGGTGCCGGCGGCGGCCCTCGGTCCCGCCGAGGGGGCCGCCCGCGTCGAGCTCCCGCTCTCGGTCGACCCCGAGCGGCTGCCCGACCTGGGGGCGGGCACCACCGTCGACGTCTACCTGCTGGCCACCGGGCGCGACGCCGACGGCCGCAAGGTCCGGCTCGACCCGGGCCCGGTGCTCGCCGACGTCACCGTGGTCGACGCCAGCACCCCAGACGGGGGCTTCGGCTCCTCCGGCCAGCGGCGCGTCGTGGTGGCCGTGCCGGCGGAGGACGCCGACGCCTACGTCGCACTGCTGGGCCGGCTCGGGGAGCCGACCGTCCTGATCTCGAGGGCCCAGTGACGGGTCCGGTGGCGGGTCCGGTGCAGGGGCCAGGGAGCTCCGACCCGGTGGTGGTGCTGGTCGCCGCCGCCGGCGCCGCCTGGGAGAGCACGGCCGTCGAGGCGCTCAACGCCCGCAGCGGCGTCGTGCTGCTCAAGCGCTGCGTCGACGTCGACGACCTGCTCGCCGCGGCCTCGGCCGGTCAGGCGCACGTGGCCGTGCTCGGTCTGGACGCCCACGGCCTGGACGCCTCCGCCGTCGACCTGCTGCACCACTACGAGGTCCGACCGGTCGCGGTGGTGCCGAGCACCGTGGCCCCCGACACCGCCCGCTTGCGCGCCTCCCGCATCGGGGTCCGCACGCTGGTGCCCGAGGGACGTGTCGACACCGTCGCCGACGCCGTCACCGCCCCCGAGGTGCAGCCGGAGCCGACCCGCGTCGCCGCCGCGCCGGCGTACGACGTCGGGGCCGGGCCGCCGGCCAGCGTCCCCCGACCCGGCCGGGTGCTGGCCGTGTGGGGGCCCGCCGGCGCGCCCGGACGCAGCACCGTGGCCGTGGCGCTCGCCTCGGAGCTGGCGCGCCGGCGGGAGGAGACCCTGCTCGTCGACGCCGACCCGCACGCGGGCAGCATCGCCCAGCAGCTCGGCGTCCTGGACGAGGTCTCGGGGCTGCTGGCTGCGGCCCGGCTCGCCACCGCGGGCGTGCTGGAGGAACGGCTGTCGTCGGTGCAGCGCTCGCTGGGCCCGCACCTGCGCGTGGTCACCGGCCTGCCCCGTCCGGACCGGTGGAGCGAGGTGCGACCGGGGGCGTTGGAGCACCTGCTCGAGCTCGGGCGCGTCGGCGGGCACGTGGTGGTCGACGTCGGCGCGGACCTCGAGGACGACCCGGCCGCCGACGTCGGGGGCCGGCCCTCGCGCAACGCCCTGACGCTCGGCGCGCTCGAGGTCGCCGACGAGGTGCTCGCGGTCGGCACGGCCGACCCGGTGGGCCTGTCGCGGCTGGCGCGGGGCCTGGTCGAGCTGGGGGAGCGCTGGCCCGGCACCCCGGTGCGGCTCGTGGTCAACCAGATGCGGCCCAGCCTGGGCTGGACCCGGGAAGAGGTCGCGGGGATGGTGCGCGGCTTCGTCGCGCCGGCGTCGCTGCACTTCCTGCCCGAGGACCGGCCCGGGGTGGACCGGGCGCTGGTCGCCGGGCGCACCCTGCTCGAGGGGGGCGAGTCCCCCCTGACCCGGGCGGTCGCCGAGGTGGCCGACGCCCTGGTGGGCGCCGGCCAGGCTGCAGCGGTCAGGCCGCGAAGAGCAGGAAGAGCCCGCCGGCGGTGAAGCCGACCATCAGCGCCAGCAGCGGCAGCTGGCCGGTGAGCTGGTGCCGCTTGGGCAGCAGCGTGATCGCCCGGTCGTGGGCGGCCACCACGGCGACCACGTGGCCCAGCACGACGCCGGCCACCTTGAGGTTGGCCAGCAGCGTCGGGTGGTAGGAGAGCCAGTAGTTGACCCGCCAGTCGCCGGTGCCGAGGTAGTTCGCCCCCGTGCTCATCGGGTCGCTGGCCTTGATCAGGGTGTCCTGGCCGACCTCGATCCAGTACGACAGGTAGTGCGCGGCGATGTAGCCCACGATGATCGGGACCATCGAGTGCGCGAACTGGCCGGGCAGGTGGATGCGTCGCTGCTCCGAGCCGACCCCGGTGAGCATCGTGCCGGCGGCGAAGAGCAGCCCGACGCCGCCGCAGAAGACGATCAGCGCGAGGTTGTCGGCGAGCGTGGCCGCCCAGTCCCGCGAGGCGATCGCGTCGGTGTTGAGCAGGAACCGCACCCAGGTGGGCGACTCGCGGAAGGAGTCGAAGCCGGTGCTGCCGAAGAGCACCGCCACGACCGCGACCAGCCCGGGCCGGGCCTCGATCGTGGCCAGGTTGGACAACGGGGAGCGCACCAGGACGCGCCCGTCGCGGCTGCCCCACACCGACAGCTTGGCGACCAGCGAGGAGTAGACCTCGAAGGGGTCGGCGCGGGCGTACCAGGTGTTGCCGAAGAGGGCCCCGCCCACCAGCATCACCGCGACGTACACCGCGGCCCACAGGCGCACGGGCCCGAGCTCGGTGGAGTAGGGGTAGACCAGCTCCAGCCACACGAACGCGAACAGGCCCAGTGCGGCGGGCCAGTAGCCCCACCGGGCGGGGTAGGCGAAGACACCCCGCTCGGGGTCGGACCCGGAGGCCCTGGCCAGCAGCAGGTTGAGGGTGCG
This Nocardioides dokdonensis FR1436 DNA region includes the following protein-coding sequences:
- a CDS encoding AAA family ATPase is translated as MQGPGSSDPVVVLVAAAGAAWESTAVEALNARSGVVLLKRCVDVDDLLAAASAGQAHVAVLGLDAHGLDASAVDLLHHYEVRPVAVVPSTVAPDTARLRASRIGVRTLVPEGRVDTVADAVTAPEVQPEPTRVAAAPAYDVGAGPPASVPRPGRVLAVWGPAGAPGRSTVAVALASELARRREETLLVDADPHAGSIAQQLGVLDEVSGLLAAARLATAGVLEERLSSVQRSLGPHLRVVTGLPRPDRWSEVRPGALEHLLELGRVGGHVVVDVGADLEDDPAADVGGRPSRNALTLGALEVADEVLAVGTADPVGLSRLARGLVELGERWPGTPVRLVVNQMRPSLGWTREEVAGMVRGFVAPASLHFLPEDRPGVDRALVAGRTLLEGGESPLTRAVAEVADALVGAGQAAAVRPRRAGRARRR